A genomic region of Acidobacteriota bacterium contains the following coding sequences:
- a CDS encoding efflux RND transporter periplasmic adaptor subunit produces the protein MHKRRLLGWTAIIVLLVALANCGGEKKNTPAGAQASAAMQAMPVQVQVAQREAIPDTSTYVASIQSLSSTTISPQVTGVLQSINVSSGERVRQGQLLMQINPEAQAAQVANLEHARTAQASTLQFDQQQLARAKALYDEKIGTLMDLQQAQSAHNTATAQLSALEAQIQQAKVTLGYYKITAPREGIVGDIPVRVGDTVQTGTTLTTLDSTQGTQVYVQVPLEQSGKLRSGLAVGVLNAQGQVLAHTRIFFVSPQVDPATQTILAKAAIPPENAANLRTQQYVQARITWGTHQGFQVPVLAVVQEAGGAFLDLAQPVTQNGRKGFVVHQLQVSLGAITGNNVEVLSGLLAGQMVIVSQHQILREGMPVLPMPPGGFKGKPGK, from the coding sequence ATGCATAAAAGAAGGCTTCTGGGCTGGACCGCAATAATTGTTTTGCTAGTGGCGCTAGCGAACTGTGGCGGTGAAAAGAAAAATACGCCGGCAGGGGCCCAGGCCAGTGCGGCCATGCAGGCCATGCCGGTGCAAGTGCAGGTCGCGCAGAGAGAAGCGATTCCAGATACCTCGACGTATGTGGCCTCAATTCAGTCGCTGAGCTCGACGACCATCTCCCCGCAAGTAACGGGCGTGCTGCAATCCATCAACGTCAGTTCGGGCGAACGCGTGCGCCAAGGACAACTGCTGATGCAGATCAATCCCGAGGCGCAGGCGGCCCAGGTCGCCAATCTGGAACACGCACGCACCGCGCAAGCCTCGACCCTGCAGTTCGATCAACAGCAGTTGGCACGGGCGAAGGCGCTGTACGACGAAAAAATCGGAACACTGATGGACCTGCAGCAGGCGCAGTCCGCCCATAACACGGCGACAGCGCAGCTCAGCGCGCTGGAGGCGCAGATCCAGCAAGCAAAGGTGACGCTGGGGTATTACAAGATCACCGCGCCCCGGGAAGGCATCGTGGGCGACATTCCGGTGCGCGTGGGCGACACGGTGCAGACGGGCACCACGCTGACGACGCTCGACTCCACGCAAGGCACACAGGTCTATGTCCAGGTGCCACTGGAGCAATCGGGCAAATTGCGCTCGGGATTGGCCGTCGGGGTCTTGAACGCACAGGGACAGGTGCTGGCGCATACCCGGATCTTTTTTGTTTCGCCGCAAGTCGATCCCGCCACCCAGACGATCCTGGCGAAAGCAGCCATTCCCCCGGAAAATGCAGCCAATCTGCGCACGCAACAGTACGTGCAGGCGCGCATTACCTGGGGCACACATCAGGGATTTCAAGTGCCGGTGCTGGCGGTGGTGCAGGAAGCGGGCGGGGCATTCCTCGATTTGGCGCAACCGGTGACCCAAAACGGACGCAAGGGCTTCGTCGTGCATCAGTTGCAGGTTTCGCTGGGAGCCATTACGGGCAACAACGTCGAGGTGCTGTCGGGGCTGCTTGCGGGCCAGATGGTGATCGTGTCGCAGCACCAGATTTTGCGCGAAGGGATGCCGGTCCTGCCTATGCCGCCGGGCGGATTTAAGGGCAAACCAGGGAAATAG
- a CDS encoding 30S ribosomal protein S12: MPTFHQLVRQGRQKARYKTASPALQSCPQKRGVCTRVYTQTPKKPNSALRKVARVRLTNGVEVTTYIPGIGHNLQEHSIVLIRGGRVKDLPGVRYHVVRGTMDAVGVANRKQSRSKYGAKRPKA, from the coding sequence ATGCCTACTTTTCATCAGCTCGTGCGCCAGGGCCGCCAGAAGGCGCGCTATAAGACCGCCTCGCCGGCACTGCAGAGCTGCCCGCAAAAGCGCGGCGTCTGCACGCGCGTCTACACCCAGACGCCCAAGAAGCCCAACTCCGCGTTGCGCAAGGTGGCCCGCGTCCGCCTCACCAACGGCGTCGAAGTGACCACCTACATCCCCGGCATCGGCCACAACCTGCAGGAGCACTCGATCGTGCTCATCCGCGGCGGCCGCGTCAAGGATCTGCCCGGCGTTCGCTATCACGTCGTGCGCGGCACCATGGATGCCGTCGGCGTCGCCAACCGCAAACAGTCCCGCTCGAAATACGGCGCCAAGCGCCCCAAGGCCTAG
- a CDS encoding 30S ribosomal protein S7, producing the protein MPRKGHIEKREVAPDAIHDSRLVEKFINSMMWDGKKSTAQAIFYGALERVGEKAPKPEAKPEAAAESAAEGEAAEEGSDALKVFKRAVENVKPVVEVKTRRVGGANYQVPIEVNPTRRVSLAVRWIISNARGRGEKGMVDKLANEILDAANNRGGAVKKREDVHRMAEANRAFAHYRW; encoded by the coding sequence ATGCCACGCAAAGGTCACATCGAAAAACGTGAAGTCGCTCCCGACGCCATCCACGATTCGCGCCTGGTGGAGAAGTTCATCAACTCCATGATGTGGGACGGCAAAAAATCCACCGCCCAGGCCATCTTCTACGGCGCCCTGGAGCGCGTTGGCGAAAAGGCGCCCAAGCCGGAAGCGAAGCCGGAAGCTGCGGCGGAGTCTGCCGCCGAGGGCGAGGCCGCCGAGGAAGGCAGCGACGCCCTGAAAGTCTTCAAACGCGCGGTCGAAAACGTCAAGCCTGTGGTGGAAGTCAAAACCCGCCGCGTCGGCGGCGCCAACTATCAGGTTCCGATCGAGGTCAACCCGACCCGCCGGGTTTCGCTTGCGGTCCGCTGGATCATCTCCAATGCGCGCGGCCGGGGCGAAAAGGGCATGGTCGACAAGCTCGCCAATGAAATTCTCGACGCCGCCAACAATCGCGGCGGCGCCGTCAAAAAACGTGAAGACGTGCACCGCATGGCCGAAGCCAACCGTGCCTTCGCCCATTACCGCTGGTAA